In the Burkholderia multivorans ATCC BAA-247 genome, CCGGCGCGCCGCGCCGTCCCGCGCCGGCCCCGCCCGCGGTTGGCGCGCCGCAAACGACGACGGCGGCCGAAGCCGCCGTGTCGATCGATCGCCGGACCGGTGCCGCGGCCCGCCGCGCAGACGCAGCGGGCGCGGCGCGGCGCCGCTCAGAAGCGGTGACGCAGACCGAGGTTGACGATCGTCTGCGAGCTGGTGCCCGCATAGCCGTACGAGCCGATCGAGGCCTGCGCCGCCATCGTGCCGCCGCTGCCGTCGCCGGTCCGGCCGCTCGCGTGCTGGTATGCGGCGGTCAGATACACGTCGGTGCGCTTCGACAGCGTGTAGTCGGCGCCGGCCGACACCTGGTGATAGGTCGCCGACGTGTCGCCGCCCGAGCGCGTGTAGCTGTAGCCGACGCCGACCAGCAGCGCGTTCGTCGCCTGGTAGTTCACGAAGCCCTGCCCGGTGTTGTAGTGCTCGTTCGAGCCGAACACCGAGCTGCCATCGCGGCGGTATTGCGCGTTGCTGTAGCCGAGGCCGAACGTGAACGGCCCCGCGACGTACTGACCGGCGACGCGCGCGATGCCGATCGAATGCGCGCTCGCGTAGCCGCTGTTGATCGGGCCGTCGAACGTGCCGTCCGACGAGCTCGTCCAGCCGTCGCGCAGCCCGTTCGACGCGGGGCTGTTGTTCGCGTGGAAGTAGCCGCCGGCGACGCTGAACGGCCCGTTGCTGTACGACACGGCCGCCGAGTACGACTGCGCGGAACCCGTGCTGCCGGCGATGCCGCCGAACGAGTACATCGCAGAGAACTGCAGGCCGCCGAGCACGGGCGACGTGTACTTGACCGCGTTGTCGACGCGGAAGCTGTTGTCGTAGTTGTCGACGTCGCCCGGCGTCGCGAAGACGCTGCCGAAATAGTTGTCGGCGGTGATGCCCTGGACGAGATCGATCAGCGGGTCGTACTGACGGCCGAGCGTGATCGTGCCGTAGCGATCGCTGGACAGCCCGACGAACGCCTGGCGGCCGAACATGCGGTTGCCCTGGCCGAGGCGGCCGCTGCTCGGATCGAAGCCGTTTTCCAACTGGAACAGCGCCTTCAGCCCGCCGCCGAGATCCTCGGCGCCCTTGATCCCCCAGCGGCTGCCCGCGAGGTTGCCGGCGCTGCTGTTGCCGAGCAGCCAGGCGCTGTCCTTGCCTTGCGCGTGGTTGACGTACGTAATCGACGTATCGATTACGCCGTACAGCGTGACGCTCGTCTGCGCGTGCGCAAGCGGCGCGGCCGCGAGCGACGCAAGCGAAATCAGCGAGAGGGCCGTGCGTTTCATTTCATCTCCTACAAGTGGATTGGTATGGGCGAATCGGAATGGCAGGAGACTACCGATGCATGCGTAAACGACAAAAATGAAATTCTCTTTTGTGGCCTGAAGCAGACAGATGCGTGCTGCGCAAGGGTCTATTGAGAGATCTGAATTATTGACGATCGCGTATCAATCGCCACTGAATCCGTTATATCAATATTCGAAATTTGCGCGCCGCGTGACAATTTTCGGCGATTTTCATTACGCGCCCAGCGTGTGGGCGATTGTCGTGGATTCGTCAATTGATTCTTTAATGAATCGAATGGTTTTAACGGGCGCGATTATGTTATTTGCGCGCGCAACCATTGTGGTGTGCGGTGGTGTGCGGCTGCCGCGACGATGCGATCGTGCATCGCGCGCGCGTCGATTGCAGATGCGTGTCGTCATCGCGCATGTCGCTCTCCGAAAGCGATGCGTAATCGAGGTTGCGGATCGTCACGTCGCACGTGCGACCACGATTCCGGTTGCTATCTCGATAAGCGTCTCCCCGTGCAGCACCGGCGGCGCACGCATGGCGCCGCCCGCGGCGGTCGGGTAGTCGGTTTTGTATATAATAATCATTCTCATTTACAGAAACGCTCCCGACCGCCTCCGGAATCCGGCCATGTCTGCTGACAAGCTGTCCCTCCATCGCGAAATCGACGCGCTGTATGCCGGCCATCATGCATGGCTGCGCGGCTGGCTGAGCCGCAAGCTCGGCTGCGCGCACCGCGCGGCCGATCTCGCGCACGACACGTTCATGCGTCTGCTCGCGCGCGACGAGCCGATCGGCGCCGAGGCGCCGCGCGCGTTCCTGACGACGGTCGCGCAGCGCGTGCTGTACAACCACTGGCGACGCGAGCAGCTCGAACGCGCGTATCTCGACGCGCTCGCGCAGCGCGCGGACGTGTATGCGCCGTCGCCGGAAGAGCGGGCGGTCGTGCTCGACACGCTGCTCGAGATCGATCGTCTCCTCGACGGTCTGCCGGCCGCCGCGAAGCGCGCGTTCCTGCTCGCCCAGCTCGACGGGCTCACGCAGGCGGAGATCGCGCGCGAACTCGGCGTGTCGCTCGCGACGGTGAAGCGCTATCTGGTCAAGGCCGGCGCGCAGTGCTTCTTCGCGATGGCGGCATGACGATGGCCGCGTCCGGCCGGCCGGCGATCGCGCCGGACGTCGCGCGTCGTGCCGTCGAGTGGTGGGTCGACCTGCATGCGGGCGGCGACACGCGTGCGAGCGCGGCCGCGCTCGCACGCTGGCGCGCCGAAGATCCGGCACACGACGCCGCGTGGCGTCATCTCGAAGCGATGCAGCAGCGTCTGGGCCGGCTCGCGGCCGGCGTCGACGCGCAGGCGGCGCGCGCCGCGCTGTCGCCGCCGCGGTCGCGTCGTCGCCGTGCGGCCGTCAAGGCGCTCGCAGCACTGCTG is a window encoding:
- a CDS encoding porin translates to MKRTALSLISLASLAAAPLAHAQTSVTLYGVIDTSITYVNHAQGKDSAWLLGNSSAGNLAGSRWGIKGAEDLGGGLKALFQLENGFDPSSGRLGQGNRMFGRQAFVGLSSDRYGTITLGRQYDPLIDLVQGITADNYFGSVFATPGDVDNYDNSFRVDNAVKYTSPVLGGLQFSAMYSFGGIAGSTGSAQSYSAAVSYSNGPFSVAGGYFHANNSPASNGLRDGWTSSSDGTFDGPINSGYASAHSIGIARVAGQYVAGPFTFGLGYSNAQYRRDGSSVFGSNEHYNTGQGFVNYQATNALLVGVGYSYTRSGGDTSATYHQVSAGADYTLSKRTDVYLTAAYQHASGRTGDGSGGTMAAQASIGSYGYAGTSSQTIVNLGLRHRF
- a CDS encoding sigma-70 family RNA polymerase sigma factor, which encodes MSADKLSLHREIDALYAGHHAWLRGWLSRKLGCAHRAADLAHDTFMRLLARDEPIGAEAPRAFLTTVAQRVLYNHWRREQLERAYLDALAQRADVYAPSPEERAVVLDTLLEIDRLLDGLPAAAKRAFLLAQLDGLTQAEIARELGVSLATVKRYLVKAGAQCFFAMAA